The following coding sequences are from one Acidobacteriota bacterium window:
- a CDS encoding aspartate carbamoyltransferase catalytic subunit produces MEKPYRRRDLLGIRELSEAEIRGILDTAENFREINTREIKKVPTLRGKTVINLFFENSTRTRTSFELAAKRLSADAVNISVSSSSVSKGETLVDTALNLDAMDPDCIVVRHGSAGVPHQLAKVSRAAVVNAGDGSNEHPTQALLDAMTIREHKKKISGLEVAIVGDILHSRVARSNIHLLTKLGAKVRVAGPGTLVPRDFEFFIDTENRNPSESEAADMRRSVDAGRDSALQVCDHVEDAIEGADVVMILRIQRERQDSAYFPTLREYAVHYGLTNDRLDLAKKDAIVLHPGPMNRGIEIASEVADSSRSLILDQVKYGVAVRMAVLYLSTGGNMVSG; encoded by the coding sequence ATGGAAAAGCCTTATAGAAGACGGGACCTGTTGGGTATCCGCGAACTTTCAGAGGCGGAGATTCGCGGTATTCTCGACACCGCCGAGAATTTTCGTGAGATCAATACCCGCGAGATCAAAAAGGTGCCGACGCTCCGCGGCAAGACCGTCATTAATCTCTTTTTCGAGAACTCCACCCGCACCCGAACTTCATTCGAACTCGCAGCCAAACGCCTCTCAGCAGATGCCGTCAATATCAGTGTCTCTTCGTCTAGCGTCAGCAAAGGTGAAACGCTTGTCGATACCGCGTTAAACCTCGATGCGATGGACCCGGACTGTATCGTCGTCCGGCACGGCTCTGCGGGCGTTCCGCATCAGCTCGCGAAGGTTTCGCGGGCGGCCGTCGTGAACGCCGGCGACGGCTCAAACGAACATCCGACACAGGCATTGCTCGACGCGATGACGATTCGCGAGCACAAGAAAAAGATAAGCGGCCTTGAGGTGGCGATCGTCGGCGATATTCTGCACAGCCGCGTCGCCCGCTCGAACATCCATCTGCTGACAAAGCTTGGAGCAAAAGTTCGCGTCGCCGGCCCGGGAACCTTGGTTCCAAGGGACTTTGAATTTTTTATCGATACGGAAAACAGAAATCCGAGCGAAAGTGAGGCTGCGGACATGCGGCGCTCAGTCGATGCGGGCCGGGATTCCGCCTTGCAGGTTTGCGACCATGTTGAGGACGCCATCGAAGGTGCCGATGTCGTGATGATCCTTCGCATTCAGCGCGAACGGCAGGATTCCGCTTATTTCCCGACGCTCCGCGAATACGCGGTCCATTACGGCCTGACCAACGACCGGCTCGATCTAGCGAAGAAGGACGCCATCGTCCTACATCCCGGCCCGATGAACCGCGGCATCGAGATCGCCTCCGAAGTCGCCGACAGTTCGCGCTCGCTGATCCTCGACCAAGTAAAATATGGCGTCGCCGTCAGAATGGCCGTGCTCTACCTTTCAACAGGAGGAAATATGGTTAGTGGATGA
- a CDS encoding dihydroorotase: MRLLISNGHLIDTAANENTGMNVLIEDGKVAAWLKASDGVPEGAEVFDASGLLVAPGFIDLHVHLREPGQEHKETIASGCAAAVAGGWTSVCPMPNTNPVNDNAAITRYMIEQAEHAGLANVFPIGAITKSSEGGELAEMGEMKAAGAVAVSDDGRPVPNAGIMRRAMQYAKDFDLPVIDHCEDKSLSAGGVMNEGKMSLLLGLKGMPALAEDIDAVRDIILAKDTGAHIHIAHVSTKGAVEAVRRAKNEGINVTCEVTPHHFTLTDRSVEGYDTNYKMAPPLRSEEHLEAVIEGIKDGTIDAIATDHAPHHHDEKALEFDRAPMGITGLETGVGLAFNELVHKGIINLERLVELCSTNPARIFKLAGRGTLMPGSIADVTLIDPDHKWTYRNAESRSKSRNCPFDEWEFTGRAVATIVGGRIVYSVREN; this comes from the coding sequence ATGAGATTACTTATTTCCAATGGCCATCTAATTGATACGGCCGCGAATGAGAACACGGGGATGAACGTCCTCATCGAGGACGGCAAGGTTGCCGCGTGGCTGAAGGCTTCGGACGGCGTGCCGGAGGGTGCGGAGGTCTTTGACGCGAGTGGGCTGCTTGTGGCTCCGGGTTTTATCGACCTTCATGTTCATCTGCGTGAGCCGGGACAGGAGCACAAGGAGACCATCGCGTCGGGCTGTGCTGCGGCGGTCGCAGGTGGCTGGACGTCCGTTTGCCCGATGCCCAATACAAATCCGGTCAACGACAATGCAGCAATCACGCGGTACATGATCGAACAGGCCGAGCATGCCGGCCTCGCCAACGTCTTCCCTATTGGGGCGATCACAAAATCGTCCGAAGGCGGCGAGCTTGCCGAGATGGGTGAGATGAAAGCCGCGGGTGCGGTCGCTGTTTCGGATGACGGCCGGCCAGTGCCGAACGCGGGCATAATGCGTCGGGCGATGCAGTACGCCAAGGATTTCGACCTACCGGTCATCGATCATTGCGAGGACAAATCGCTCTCCGCCGGCGGCGTAATGAACGAAGGCAAGATGTCGCTGCTGCTCGGCCTGAAGGGCATGCCCGCCCTCGCCGAAGACATCGACGCCGTTCGCGACATCATCCTCGCAAAGGACACCGGGGCCCACATCCACATCGCCCACGTTTCAACCAAAGGTGCGGTAGAGGCCGTACGCCGGGCGAAGAACGAAGGCATCAACGTCACCTGCGAGGTCACGCCGCACCACTTCACGCTTACCGATCGATCCGTCGAGGGCTACGACACTAACTATAAAATGGCCCCGCCTCTCCGCAGCGAAGAGCACCTAGAGGCCGTGATCGAGGGTATAAAGGACGGAACGATCGACGCGATCGCCACCGACCACGCCCCGCATCACCACGACGAAAAGGCCCTCGAATTCGACCGTGCACCGATGGGCATCACCGGGCTCGAGACCGGCGTCGGTCTGGCGTTCAATGAGCTCGTCCACAAAGGCATCATCAACCTCGAACGCCTCGTTGAGCTTTGCTCTACCAATCCGGCACGCATCTTCAAGCTCGCCGGCCGCGGCACGCTGATGCCCGGCTCGATCGCCGATGTTACATTGATCGACCCCGATCACAAATGGACATATCGCAACGCCGAATCACGCTCGAAATCGCGAAATTGCCCCTTCGATGAATGGGAATTCACCGGCCGTGCCGTCGCAACAATTGTCGGCGGCCGAATTGTTTATTCCGTTAGAGAGAATTAA
- a CDS encoding TerC family protein — protein sequence MELLLDPNVWIAFATLTLLELVLGIDNVVFISILSGKLPPEQRAKARYIGLGLAFLMRVILLFSLSWVIGLVAPLFTIWGQTVSGKDLVLLIGGLFLIAKATHEIHNSLEGEEGTAVKKGFASFTGVIVQIVLLDIVFSLDSVITAVGMIGDQYGPNGIWIMILAVLISIGAMMAFAGPIGEFVHRHPTLKMLALSFLILIGVMLVAEGFHQKIPKGYIYFAMAFSILVEVLNMKLRKKAKDPVELKNPYQEGDGPPPTTLEAV from the coding sequence ATGGAACTCCTTCTTGATCCTAATGTTTGGATCGCCTTTGCCACCCTTACGCTGCTTGAGCTCGTGCTCGGCATCGACAACGTCGTCTTTATCTCGATCCTGTCGGGCAAACTGCCGCCGGAACAGCGGGCAAAGGCAAGATATATCGGCCTTGGGCTCGCTTTCTTGATGCGTGTCATTCTGCTCTTTTCCTTAAGCTGGGTCATCGGCCTCGTGGCTCCGCTCTTCACAATCTGGGGGCAAACCGTTTCGGGCAAGGACCTGGTCTTGCTGATCGGCGGCCTGTTCCTGATAGCAAAAGCGACGCATGAGATACACAACTCGCTCGAGGGCGAAGAAGGCACGGCCGTTAAAAAGGGCTTTGCCAGTTTCACAGGCGTGATCGTTCAGATCGTCCTTCTCGATATCGTGTTTTCGCTTGATTCTGTCATCACAGCCGTCGGAATGATCGGCGATCAGTACGGGCCGAACGGTATCTGGATCATGATACTAGCGGTGCTTATCTCGATCGGTGCGATGATGGCCTTCGCCGGCCCGATCGGCGAATTTGTCCATAGGCATCCTACGCTGAAGATGCTCGCTCTGTCGTTCCTGATCCTTATCGGCGTGATGCTCGTCGCGGAAGGGTTTCATCAAAAGATACCGAAGGGCTACATTTACTTCGCGATGGCGTTCTCGATTTTGGTCGAGGTCCTAAATATGAAGCTACGCAAGAAGGCAAAGGATCCCGTGGAGCTCAAGAACCCATATCAAGAAGGCGACGGGCCACCGCCGACTACGCTGGAAGCGGTATAA
- a CDS encoding RluA family pseudouridine synthase: MSQRVEIVVPNEIVRMRLDEFLFRHFGGLSKMYLRNIVRDHGCEVNGRDENLGYKVRSGDLIEIELDLTRETAMQPQEMPLDIVYEDFDLLVVNKAAGMLVHPNNRDKNGTLLNALAFYLNRKATDENGAEPAIRPGLVHRLDKDTSGLMVISKNTNAQKKLMKSFSRKYVHKRYLAMVDGEVAQDSGLIDLAVGRFAELKIWDVKEDGKPAETRFEVFERLSGRTLLKLEPVTGRTNQLRIHCAAIGHPIVGDVQRGGSEHTRLCLHAAELGFRHPATREDVIFYSEPEGFTT; the protein is encoded by the coding sequence ATGAGTCAACGGGTCGAAATTGTGGTTCCGAACGAGATCGTAAGAATGCGGCTCGACGAATTCCTGTTCCGCCATTTCGGTGGGCTGAGCAAGATGTATCTCCGCAATATTGTCCGCGACCATGGCTGCGAGGTGAATGGACGCGACGAGAATCTTGGGTACAAGGTCCGCTCGGGTGATCTCATCGAGATCGAACTAGACTTAACTCGCGAAACCGCGATGCAGCCGCAGGAAATGCCGCTCGACATCGTTTACGAGGACTTTGACCTTCTGGTCGTCAACAAAGCTGCCGGAATGCTCGTCCACCCGAATAACCGCGATAAGAACGGAACACTGCTGAACGCTCTGGCGTTCTATCTGAATCGCAAAGCAACCGACGAAAACGGTGCCGAGCCGGCCATCAGGCCCGGCCTCGTGCATAGGCTAGACAAAGACACTTCGGGGCTGATGGTGATATCAAAAAACACGAATGCTCAGAAGAAGCTGATGAAGAGCTTTAGCCGCAAGTACGTGCACAAGCGTTACCTTGCAATGGTTGATGGCGAGGTGGCTCAGGATAGTGGGCTGATCGATCTCGCGGTCGGACGGTTCGCAGAGCTCAAAATTTGGGATGTGAAAGAGGACGGGAAGCCGGCGGAAACGCGGTTTGAGGTTTTCGAACGGCTCAGCGGGCGAACGCTGCTGAAACTCGAGCCCGTCACAGGCAGAACGAATCAATTACGGATACACTGTGCCGCCATCGGTCATCCCATCGTCGGCGACGTTCAACGCGGCGGAAGCGAGCACACAAGGCTATGCCTTCACGCTGCCGAGCTCGGCTTTCGCCATCCGGCGACCCGAGAGGATGTGATCTTCTATTCCGAGCCTGAAGGCTTCACAACGTAG
- a CDS encoding sigma 54-interacting transcriptional regulator has product MPSEQTSIDPIGLFAAVNARLAESRDVRGGLRRVLETLSEAARCDHLFLLELDEETGLLNLSDAVGLSAAEFRRLAAAANRGQLPEIAREEVTSSFDHIRDVAGLDHVTDFRSEFFLLLSPIIVAGRPFGLLGAAFDGSPSEMIRDAFPVIAAMIGQAYRIEHTIKGERQRLREENDLLRHELKEKYDFSHIIGNSNAMRQVYEQVTQVARSNATVLLRGESGTGKEMIARAIHYNSLRSKRPFVAVNCGALPENLIESELFGHEKGAFTGADKARKGRFELAEGGTLFLDEIGEIPPQTQVKLLRVLQEREFQRVGGSETIKSNIRLIAATNKDLEAAIAEGSFREDIYYRINVFTIFLPPLRERRADILLLAEHFLEKYEQEHGKRIRRISTPAIDMLMAYHYPGNVRELENAIERAVLVCDTNVIHGHHLPPTLQTAENTNTTVDLSLESAVAAFERDMIQDALKSTGGNITQAATSLGSTERIVGYKIKKYGIDPRRFRT; this is encoded by the coding sequence ATGCCCTCTGAGCAGACATCGATAGATCCCATCGGTCTTTTCGCCGCTGTGAATGCTCGTCTTGCTGAATCGCGAGACGTCCGTGGCGGGCTCCGCAGAGTACTAGAGACGCTCTCTGAGGCTGCTCGATGCGACCACCTGTTCCTGCTCGAACTAGATGAGGAAACAGGGCTTCTGAATCTGAGCGATGCGGTCGGGCTGAGTGCGGCCGAGTTCCGCCGGCTTGCGGCGGCGGCGAACCGCGGGCAACTGCCCGAGATAGCTCGCGAAGAGGTAACTTCGTCGTTTGATCACATTCGCGACGTCGCGGGGCTCGATCACGTTACCGACTTTCGCTCAGAGTTTTTCTTGTTGCTCTCGCCGATAATAGTCGCCGGCCGGCCATTTGGCCTGCTCGGTGCGGCGTTTGACGGTTCCCCGTCGGAAATGATCCGCGACGCATTTCCCGTCATCGCCGCAATGATCGGACAGGCTTATCGCATTGAGCATACGATAAAGGGCGAGCGGCAGCGGCTTCGAGAGGAAAATGACCTGCTCCGCCATGAGCTGAAAGAGAAATATGATTTCTCTCACATCATCGGCAATTCCAACGCGATGCGGCAGGTCTATGAGCAGGTGACGCAGGTCGCCCGTTCGAACGCGACGGTCCTGCTCCGCGGCGAAAGCGGCACGGGGAAAGAGATGATCGCCCGTGCGATCCATTACAACAGCCTCCGAAGCAAGCGGCCATTTGTTGCCGTAAATTGCGGTGCTTTGCCGGAAAATCTCATTGAGTCTGAGCTATTCGGCCATGAGAAAGGGGCTTTCACAGGGGCGGATAAAGCTCGAAAAGGCCGTTTCGAACTTGCCGAGGGCGGCACGCTTTTTCTGGACGAGATCGGTGAGATACCGCCGCAGACACAGGTAAAGCTCCTTCGCGTTCTACAGGAAAGGGAGTTTCAGCGGGTCGGCGGGAGCGAGACGATCAAGTCGAACATTCGCCTGATAGCAGCCACCAATAAGGACCTTGAGGCGGCCATCGCCGAGGGTTCGTTCCGCGAGGATATATATTACCGCATAAATGTTTTTACGATCTTTCTGCCGCCGCTTCGTGAAAGGAGGGCAGACATCCTTCTGCTCGCCGAGCATTTTCTGGAAAAATACGAACAGGAACACGGCAAGAGGATCCGGCGGATATCAACGCCCGCGATCGATATGCTTATGGCGTATCATTATCCTGGAAACGTCCGCGAACTCGAAAATGCTATCGAGCGTGCTGTGCTTGTTTGTGACACGAACGTCATCCACGGCCACCACTTGCCGCCGACGCTGCAGACCGCCGAGAATACGAACACAACGGTCGATCTCTCGCTCGAATCGGCCGTCGCCGCGTTTGAACGAGATATGATCCAGGATGCACTGAAATCGACCGGCGGAAACATAACGCAGGCCGCGACATCACTCGGTTCGACCGAACGCATTGTCGGCTACAAGATCAAGAAATACGGCATTGACCCGAGACGCTTTCGAACGTGA
- a CDS encoding DUF2911 domain-containing protein: MLVAAFAVAVSAQVTIPRESNFQETSQIIGDAKISISYHRPNVKGRKIWGELVPYNEVWRTGANNATVFETPVDVMINGQKLAKGKYALFTLPTTGNWTVIFNKNWNQWGAFTHEPKDDVLKVEVTPRQSEFHETMAIEFEKVVGSTAEVNIRWENVAVPFTVDVGDFNARWVNDNRRRTLNERMTLASYVLSQKMTGSYADALSWVEEAERTNKTFGVLSLKARLLAEMGRRPDAIAAGEAALAAGRASTPPASQNALTALENQIKGWRGTN; the protein is encoded by the coding sequence ATGCTTGTAGCCGCTTTCGCGGTTGCTGTTTCCGCACAGGTCACAATTCCGCGAGAAAGCAATTTCCAGGAGACCTCGCAGATCATCGGGGACGCGAAGATCTCGATCTCTTATCATCGGCCTAACGTCAAGGGACGCAAGATATGGGGAGAACTCGTTCCGTACAATGAGGTATGGAGAACGGGTGCAAATAATGCCACCGTCTTCGAAACGCCGGTCGATGTTATGATCAACGGTCAAAAGCTTGCCAAGGGCAAATATGCCCTGTTCACCCTGCCGACCACCGGTAACTGGACCGTTATCTTTAACAAGAACTGGAACCAGTGGGGGGCCTTTACCCACGAACCCAAGGACGATGTGTTGAAGGTCGAGGTAACCCCGCGGCAATCGGAGTTTCATGAAACCATGGCCATCGAGTTCGAAAAGGTAGTAGGCAGCACCGCTGAGGTCAATATACGTTGGGAAAACGTAGCCGTGCCGTTCACTGTCGACGTCGGCGATTTCAATGCCCGTTGGGTAAATGACAATCGCCGCCGAACGTTGAACGAGCGAATGACGCTGGCAAGCTACGTCCTCTCGCAGAAAATGACCGGAAGCTACGCAGATGCTCTTTCTTGGGTAGAGGAAGCTGAGCGAACGAATAAGACCTTCGGTGTTCTCTCACTCAAGGCTCGGTTGCTTGCCGAGATGGGCCGCAGACCGGATGCGATCGCAGCCGGTGAGGCCGCGCTTGCCGCAGGCCGGGCATCGACGCCTCCTGCAAGCCAGAATGCCTTGACCGCCCTTGAGAATCAAATAAAGGGGTGGAGAGGCACTAACTAG
- a CDS encoding ferritin-like domain-containing protein: MGRQELIENLNKALACELAGVIQYSQHSYLVTGTDREVFKGFFRDQAEEAQDHAEVLGDKIVALGGIPSVEPAMIRQSVELKEMLSQALELEREAMAAYMAAWAACDDNDLPQKFWLEGQISDEQMHIEELEKLTSERTAKAGTERIVLREVS, encoded by the coding sequence ATGGGACGACAAGAATTGATCGAAAATCTGAATAAGGCGTTGGCCTGCGAACTCGCCGGCGTTATCCAGTATTCTCAACACAGCTATTTGGTAACGGGTACGGACCGGGAAGTCTTCAAGGGCTTTTTCCGGGATCAGGCCGAAGAGGCTCAGGACCACGCGGAGGTGCTCGGCGATAAGATCGTTGCTCTCGGCGGCATTCCATCGGTCGAACCGGCAATGATCCGCCAATCGGTCGAACTCAAGGAAATGCTCTCGCAGGCACTTGAACTTGAGAGGGAAGCGATGGCGGCTTACATGGCGGCTTGGGCCGCTTGCGACGACAACGACCTGCCGCAGAAGTTCTGGCTCGAGGGGCAGATCTCTGATGAGCAGATGCACATCGAGGAACTCGAAAAGCTGACATCTGAACGAACGGCAAAGGCCGGTACCGAGCGGATAGTGCTTCGCGAAGTCAGCTAG
- a CDS encoding SDR family oxidoreductase — MTLLLEGRTAFVSGGTRGIGAALCEIFAREGADVAFNYHTSDELAETVKAKIEAFGRKAAAFKVSVTDRVGMKRVAREVVEAFGHIDILVNNAAVNKADNFATTTDRSWDWVVDTNVNSLFAVTKPFYKQMIRRRSGGTILNITSIGAIRALPTAVHYATSKAAMIGFTKCLSREAANFGITVNAIAAGIFDTDLGNTLPARLLEAHENWVSLRRLGRPEELAEFAAFIVSSRNSYMNGEIITVDGGTIT, encoded by the coding sequence TTGACCCTGTTATTGGAAGGAAGAACGGCGTTCGTATCCGGCGGCACACGCGGCATCGGCGCCGCATTGTGTGAAATTTTCGCACGCGAGGGCGCGGACGTCGCTTTCAATTATCACACGAGCGATGAACTCGCCGAGACGGTGAAAGCCAAGATCGAGGCCTTTGGCCGCAAGGCTGCGGCCTTCAAGGTATCAGTTACCGATCGAGTGGGAATGAAGCGTGTGGCAAGAGAGGTTGTAGAGGCCTTTGGACACATCGATATTCTTGTCAACAACGCTGCTGTAAACAAGGCGGATAATTTTGCTACAACCACGGACCGCTCGTGGGACTGGGTCGTAGATACCAACGTCAACAGTCTCTTTGCCGTCACAAAACCCTTCTACAAGCAGATGATACGCCGCCGGAGCGGAGGCACGATACTCAACATCACGAGCATCGGTGCGATCCGGGCTTTGCCGACCGCAGTGCATTATGCAACCTCGAAAGCGGCGATGATCGGGTTTACGAAGTGCCTTTCACGCGAGGCGGCGAACTTTGGCATCACTGTTAACGCGATCGCGGCCGGTATCTTCGACACAGATCTCGGAAACACGCTTCCGGCTCGATTGCTTGAGGCTCATGAAAACTGGGTCTCGCTCCGAAGGCTCGGGCGGCCGGAAGAACTCGCAGAATTTGCCGCTTTCATCGTCAGTTCGCGAAATTCCTATATGAACGGCGAGATAATCACCGTTGACGGCGGAACGATAACCTAA
- a CDS encoding glycosyltransferase, which produces MQSTAPKILIISSDTGGGHRSAAKALVDGVERFWHGESAVVRVIKAVEDSHHITEKLVNTYNWVLRHRQSWMKYVYWAVNRFRPETREFFQRRCMIYLRDVFEKWCPHIVVSVHPLTQHIFARILKELNLLGQIPLVTVVTDPGYGFWKGWACNDVSLYLVANDDARRQLIDYGVEPTRIKVSGMPVHSKFREVNEADAQTARKAFGLDPEKFTVFVNAGWVGGGNIPAIFKELVRGELDVQAIFLAGRNETLRAEAEEIAKHAKFPVKVIGYSDEIEKLMQSANVMVSKLGGLTTFEALACRLPIIADATTPPMPQEAGTFDLVANNGAGIILERSADIVPAIRSLIEDETKYRRMKDATANVTLPDSTERIVREIAALLPAQFAEQPELAAA; this is translated from the coding sequence ATGCAGTCAACGGCTCCAAAGATCCTAATAATATCGTCTGACACGGGCGGCGGACATCGCTCCGCCGCTAAAGCGTTGGTCGACGGCGTGGAACGTTTTTGGCATGGCGAATCGGCCGTGGTCCGGGTGATCAAGGCGGTAGAAGACAGCCATCACATCACCGAAAAGCTTGTTAACACATATAACTGGGTACTGCGGCACAGGCAGAGTTGGATGAAATATGTTTACTGGGCGGTCAATCGGTTCCGCCCGGAGACGCGTGAGTTTTTCCAGCGGCGTTGCATGATCTACCTTCGTGACGTTTTTGAGAAGTGGTGTCCGCACATAGTTGTTAGTGTCCATCCTCTGACCCAGCACATCTTCGCGCGAATTCTTAAAGAGCTGAACTTGCTTGGGCAGATACCGCTCGTTACGGTCGTAACCGATCCTGGCTACGGCTTCTGGAAAGGATGGGCCTGCAACGACGTGTCTTTGTATCTGGTTGCGAATGACGACGCAAGGCGGCAGTTGATCGACTACGGAGTTGAACCCACGCGTATCAAGGTCTCAGGGATGCCGGTCCACTCGAAATTCAGGGAAGTGAATGAGGCCGATGCACAGACAGCTCGGAAGGCCTTTGGGCTGGACCCTGAAAAGTTTACCGTCTTTGTCAACGCCGGTTGGGTCGGGGGCGGCAATATACCCGCCATCTTTAAGGAGCTCGTCCGCGGCGAACTTGATGTTCAAGCGATATTCTTGGCCGGAAGGAATGAAACTCTCAGAGCCGAAGCGGAAGAGATCGCCAAGCACGCCAAATTCCCGGTGAAGGTGATCGGTTACTCCGATGAGATCGAGAAGCTGATGCAGTCGGCTAACGTCATGGTCTCAAAACTCGGCGGGTTGACGACCTTTGAGGCTCTCGCTTGTCGCTTGCCGATCATTGCCGACGCGACAACGCCGCCGATGCCTCAAGAGGCTGGGACGTTCGACCTTGTTGCAAATAACGGAGCCGGTATCATTCTTGAACGCTCAGCCGACATTGTTCCCGCGATACGCTCGCTTATCGAGGACGAGACAAAATATCGCCGAATGAAGGATGCAACAGCCAATGTCACTCTACCGGATTCGACCGAGCGGATAGTCCGTGAGATAGCTGCATTGCTTCCGGCACAATTTGCCGAGCAGCCCGAACTTGCGGCCGCTTAG
- a CDS encoding radical SAM protein translates to MDFTTKEIFKRYASILVGKPISPIFLNILVTSVCDMRCTHCFFTEELDDRPRKKLQMKTDEIARISETLGGNLGVLVLAGGEPFTRKDLPEIVRGFYENNKLDSVYLMSNGQIHPRIFPDVTKIMDECPDLNVTVALGIDGMKESHEKIRGKEGSWDKAIHTARTLQQMKREQYPRLDIQTCTCVMRSNQDTIFDWYDFLKHDLKPDKVNINYIRPPSADPTELEFDPERYTQLSHMILEDTKNAALKNMYGGKSGVFKAAVDIYMHDVITKTKEENKAQLKCYAGSAGAVIYDNGALSSCENKPDVLNLRDYDWNFQTAWQTDLMKARRKEAGAGCYCTHESNCFYPSLPFNAGHLIKIKKLERDIRKAAKESGFSVGREVALKA, encoded by the coding sequence ATGGACTTTACGACTAAAGAGATTTTCAAGCGGTACGCGAGTATTTTGGTAGGGAAGCCGATCTCGCCGATATTTTTAAACATACTTGTTACGAGTGTGTGCGATATGCGTTGCACGCATTGTTTTTTTACCGAGGAACTCGATGATCGCCCGCGCAAGAAGCTCCAGATGAAAACGGACGAGATCGCGCGGATATCCGAAACGCTCGGCGGAAACCTTGGCGTGCTGGTTCTTGCCGGCGGCGAGCCTTTTACAAGGAAAGACCTTCCGGAGATCGTTCGCGGGTTTTACGAAAACAACAAGCTCGATTCGGTTTACCTGATGTCGAACGGACAGATCCATCCGCGGATCTTTCCGGACGTCACTAAGATCATGGATGAGTGTCCCGATCTAAACGTAACCGTCGCGCTTGGCATCGACGGGATGAAGGAATCTCACGAGAAGATCCGTGGGAAAGAGGGAAGCTGGGATAAGGCGATCCATACGGCTCGAACGCTTCAGCAGATGAAGCGTGAGCAATACCCGCGATTGGATATCCAGACCTGTACCTGTGTGATGCGTTCGAACCAAGACACGATTTTTGACTGGTACGACTTTCTGAAGCATGACTTGAAGCCGGATAAGGTGAACATCAACTATATCCGCCCGCCCTCGGCTGATCCGACGGAGCTCGAATTCGACCCCGAAAGGTATACTCAGCTTTCTCATATGATCCTTGAAGACACGAAGAACGCTGCGCTCAAGAACATGTATGGCGGAAAGTCCGGTGTCTTCAAGGCGGCTGTCGATATCTACATGCACGACGTCATCACAAAGACCAAAGAGGAGAACAAGGCACAGCTTAAATGCTACGCCGGGAGCGCAGGTGCGGTGATTTACGATAACGGCGCTTTGTCATCGTGTGAAAATAAGCCTGACGTGCTGAATCTGCGTGATTACGATTGGAACTTCCAGACGGCCTGGCAAACAGACCTAATGAAGGCTCGGAGGAAAGAAGCGGGGGCAGGCTGCTACTGCACTCACGAGTCGAATTGTTTTTATCCTTCGTTGCCATTCAACGCCGGGCATCTCATTAAGATCAAGAAGCTTGAGCGAGACATTCGAAAAGCCGCAAAGGAGTCCGGCTTCTCGGTCGGGCGTGAGGTCGCTCTCAAGGCTTAA
- a CDS encoding carboxypeptidase regulatory-like domain-containing protein has protein sequence MRSELLKLHIPSAVSLASMIVIFSTVFFTAQIAAQTAERSEKFPAARTKFKKPIGKILSMFAPIGNNVLVAGRVTDANGAPIANSVVILMDDENGLRYARTGTFGQFAFHDVAPNETYVVSVQHRKYLFAFPAYVIEVMTDVTDIVFIGEDDQF, from the coding sequence ATGCGGTCTGAATTATTAAAACTTCATATCCCATCGGCAGTGTCCTTGGCGTCGATGATCGTTATCTTTTCGACTGTTTTCTTTACGGCCCAAATTGCCGCGCAAACCGCGGAGAGATCTGAAAAGTTCCCCGCTGCTCGGACCAAGTTCAAAAAGCCGATAGGCAAGATACTTTCAATGTTTGCTCCTATCGGCAACAATGTACTAGTTGCCGGCCGCGTAACTGACGCAAATGGAGCTCCGATAGCGAACTCTGTCGTCATTCTAATGGATGACGAAAACGGCCTTCGGTATGCCCGCACCGGTACCTTCGGACAATTTGCCTTCCATGATGTAGCGCCGAATGAAACCTATGTAGTTTCCGTCCAACATAGGAAATACCTATTTGCCTTCCCAGCCTATGTTATTGAGGTCATGACAGATGTCACGGATATCGTCTTTATTGGCGAAGACGATCAGTTCTGA